A region of the Anolis sagrei isolate rAnoSag1 chromosome 4, rAnoSag1.mat, whole genome shotgun sequence genome:
atgattctatgattctaagttggcaAATGGCAAATGGATAATaatattttccctttttttatTCAATATGTGCAATTGATTAGAAAAATGTGTGAAACCTCCCTTGACTAATGGTGTTTTCTCTGATGCAAAACTGTCCTATGCAATATGGGAGAGCCTGCAGTTCACTTGTGATTCGGGTTATTGGACTCCCGAAGGCGGCAAGGATAAAACTATGCAGTGCCTTCAAGACGGATGGTCAAGCCAGCCACAATGCATTAAAGAAACTGGTATGGTTTTAGGTACCACTCTTCATTAAAATTATGAATAagatttgtgattttgtttttACAGGTACTGAGGAACTTCAAATGTACTTGCTGGTTATTTGGAAGAGATAGTTCCATAGATTTCAGAGTGTTGACCAGCAAACTTTGGCTATTTGTAGTCAATCTGAAAGCATGTATTCAGGAAGGGGGAAAGTCTAGTTTTGAAAACTGAATTCCAAGAAAATCTTTTGAACTCCTGATTTGTCTTGGAAATACTAATATTGTCCTGTGGCTTTTAAaatatggtttatatatctgtggaatgtccagggtgggagaaagaactcttgtctgctggaggcagatgtgaacgttgcaattggccacctcagaaaactggggaattccagacatgaaacaatcagggccagctaacacctcccaacaaagggtccccccaggcaggaaacagccaggctttgaagctgcaaggccattcaatgctaatcaagatggccaattacaacattcatacttgcctcaagcaaacaagagttctttttcccaccctggacattccacatctgaggatgcatgccatagatgacattgaagcgtcaggagagaatgcttctagaacatggccatacagcacagcaacctagtgattctggccatgaaagtctttgacagcaCATTAAATAGGCAGCTTTTTGTTTCTATGTATCTCAGAACTGCCACAGGAGGGAGCTGCTGCATTGCAGCGTACTGCACATCAACAAAATCAGTGCTACAGCCAGGAATAAGAGAATGCAAATGTACCAACTGCTGGGTTCTGAAGGGTCAATCATAAATGAGTATTGTAAACAAAcccaatttaatttatttacagtatttatatttatttatttacagtatttatatatttaagtcCATAACATGTATCCAATGACCGAAAAGTTCCAAGAATCAAGTGAGCTACCAATGTAATATTGATTGTAGAATCAGTCTTTCATTTAAAGTAAACGGCAAAGCCCCAAATTAAAgaaatctatctatacacataataaaagtgaaaatctgtatgtggTACAGGTGTCTGTTCACACAGACAACCTCCAGCCTCCACAAATAGgctattgtccacatgcttgtgtatttcaatggcttctctgtgtaattgTTAGTGGTtagtggtggttgttagagtggtccagcattgctgtggtctcgacacagcatattattcgagaacacagaaatgctggatcactccaacaaccaccatgtcagactacacagagaagccattgaaatacacaagcatgtggacaatttcaacagaaaagaggaagctatgaaaatgaacaaaatctggctaccagtatttaaaaactctaaaattacaacagcaaaacaaaagagaggaaccaaacaaggacatctaatcactagggctgggcggtttcgtttcgtaattttgtaatttgttaaaaaaattcgttatttttttttgttacgaagcgataacgaaccattcaggagcatcttaaaaacgaagcgaatttttcaattcgtttagtAATtccttcgtatttgtttcgtatttgttttgaaatcgtttcgaaatcatttcgttattatttccgcatgtctggggcaagttttatagctgttgtttgtttaatcagtgaaaaaaatttataaatatcacaccaacagtcaacaacagagggagagggaagcttcagaagttccccctgtcccatatggaggttttttagcatattgcgcggtcgcgtccgccattaacgaatcgattcgtattcgtttcgtattcgtttcgtaattttacgaaatttcgtaaatatcgaacttttttaaagaaaaatttctgaattcttttaaatatcgaaacgcaaaaacccccaaaaaacgaatcgagtttagaaacaaatttttccgtggttgcccagccctactaatcacctctcaacaaaagattgctccaggcactgccaggcaattaaatgctaatcaaggtggtcagttgaaacattcacacctagctccagcagacaagagtcctttgtctcatcctggtcattccacagatatataaaccctttttcctagttccaagagacctcactacctctgaggatgcttgccatagatgcagacgaaacgtcaggagaaatgcctctagaacatggccatatagcccgaaaaaacctacaacaacccatgcaattgtttgctattttttttatctCCCTGGGTCTTTTGCTCACTATCTTCTCTTTCACAGAATACATTCAGCCActtctgtcttttttttaaagcaacttgTTCAGCACCAGACCTCCTCCATGGACACTACCATACAGTCCAGAGACATTTTAGTCTTAATGAAAAACTGAAATACAGCTGTGATGAAGGATATCTTACTACTGGAGGCAACTCAACAGAGGAGGTGCAGTGTCTTCCACAAGGCTGGTCCCATTCTCCCATGTGTATCAGTAGGTCGATGtacacatttttcatttttgacTGTCCTGTCTTGTCTTGTTTGGTCTTTGTTTTGGTTGAATGAAGCAAAGATTGTATTACCCAcctaatatatatattagggctgggcggttttgtttcgttaattcgtaattcgtaaataattcgttaattttttcaattacaaaacgataacgaaccattctggagcaattatttaaaaaaacgaattttcaaaaacgttttgtaaatgcttcgtatttcgatattgtattcgttttgttattgttttgaggtcgtttcgttattatttccgcatgtctgggccagttttatggtttaattagtgaaaaaaaattataatatcacaccaacagtcaacaacagagggagagggaagcttcagaaggttttggaggttttttagcgtattttgcggtcgcgtccgccattaacgaatctattcgttattgtttcggaaatcgattcgttaattttttaccatttacgaaatttcgtaaatatcgaactttttaaaaggaaaattttgtaattattttaaatatcgaaacaaaaaaaccccccaaatacaaatcgattttagaaacaaatttttccgttgttacccaggcctaatatatatattagggtTGGTTGATCCAAGTCGTAAGTTTCTTAAATTGTAATGAAATCGTaaataaattaccttttgaagcgatattgacgcgttttggcaacccggaagtgtttttgccatatcgaagttgtgtccgccatcttccttacgacttccgccagtgaatcgtaaatgctgggggtgaggcctccaaggagagctgtgcttggccatgcccacctctcccttctgcatggaagctcgtggcaagggaaggaagggaaactgagattttaatggttctggagggagagaggtgcaccttccattaatgaaacaaaagaaacaattcgtatttcctggtatttccgatcttttttcaagaaaatttcggaaataatttcaaaatcgaaccgccagcaccccctatatacaaaacgagtttagaaccatttttttcttgatcaaccaagcctaatatatatatatatatatatatatatatatatatatatatatatatatagaacacTTCATTGTTTCTTATGCTTGCGTCACATTCCTTTTCAGAATTGGGATGTTCATTTGTAAATCCTATACAGCACATAAGACTTCATCCCAGGAAAGGGAGATATGAAGAAGGAGATGTTGTTCAATTTTTCTGCGTGGAAGGCTATTATTTAAAAGGAGCAGAATTAATTCAGTGCTATTACTTTGGCTGGTACCCACAACCTCCAGTATGCGAAGGTAATTCCTTTGCAGTCATTATGAAGCCAAGACTGGGAGGTTTCACTagaatttctctctcttcccaatAATCCCAAACCGATTTCATCAAGTTACTGTAAATTAGTGAATAATTTCcaaattattttatttgtcgtgtcaggagtgacttgagaaactgcaagtcgcttctggtgtgagagaattggccgcctgcaaggacgttgcccaggggatgcccggatgatttgatgtttttaaaatccttttgggaggcttctctcatgtcccctttgcatgaagagctggagctgatagagggagctcatccgcctctccccggattcgaacctgcgacctgtcggtcttcagtcttgccggcacagggctttaacccactgcgccaccgggggctcctttccaaATCAATTTCCAAATGATTGTATGATAAAGATCACACAACCAACCAGAACgtgcttctcctctttcttttttaccAGAAATAAGGAATAAGTGTCCTCCTCCACCTCAACCACCTAATGTGAAATTATTAGACAATTTAAGAACCTACCACCATGGAGATATACTGCATTTGGAGTGTGAGCAACCATTTGAAATGAGAGGAGCTGCAGAAATTCGGTGTGAGGATGGCAAGTGGACTTCACCACCCAAATGTAGTGGTCAGTTACCTAATAACACATCTGAGATTAAAAGGTGGCATATTTCAATTTGGTATGGATTTTCTTTCAAAATTACGATTGGAACGCACATTTCGATGCATTTAAATGGCCAAGAGCTACTGTATATGTTTAAGCAaaataaattttagtcaaaaagaaTAGACCTAAATTTAAAATGGTTAGAATCTTCAATATTTATGGAATGTGTATTAAAGGAATAGAGAAGATTTAGTTTTATTAATAACTTTGTAAAAGAACTCCTCATACCCCAATAAACCTTACcttctttgttctttctttttgacATATccaataacaaatttattaacccCAAATtactttacttccttcccttcccctctttccccaaCCATCGCTCTTTTagtatgaattttatttttaattttattcagaaatatttaataaATGTTATTTGGGAAAACTAAAACATTGACCCCAAAAGTGGGTCTAAAGGACAAtgtaaatactgggttgttgtaggtttttccaggctatacggccatggtctagaggcattttctcctgacgtttcgcctgcatctatggcaagcatcctcagatgtagtgaggtcctctagcctctgtttaaaatcctccaaagaagaagcctccatcacactctggggcagagagttccactgctgaacagctctcacagtcaggaagttcttcctaatgttcagatggaatcccctttcttgtaatttgaagccagtgtttcgagtcctagtctccagggcagcagaaaacaagcttgttcacCCCTCCATATGACGTCCTCTcatatacttatacatggctatcatgtctcctctcagccttcttttcttcaggctaaacatgcccagctctttaagcctctcctcatagggcttgttcttcagacccttgatcattttagttgccctcctctggacacattccagcttgtcaagatcttccttcaattgtggtgcccagaattgggcacagtattccatatgtggtctgaccaaggcagaatagaggggtagcataacttccctggatctagacactagactcctattgatgcagaccaaaatcccattggctttttttgccaatcacattgttggctcatgtttaacttcttgtccacaaggactccaagatctttcacacatactgctctcaagccaggcattgtccccaattctgtatctttgcatttgatgGTGGGAAAACCTCTGTGGATGCATTTTATTGTAGATAATGTAGTTCATTGTAGCCCCTATCCATTTAAGGAAGTGGTCCACCCTAATATTAGAATTTAGAAAAATCAAATCACTCAAGTACCACTATTTCTTTAATATGAGAACTTTATATTTTCCAGCAAACGGAGAAAGACAGTAGGAACTATCTTCATTAGCTTCATTTGTATCCAGGAAATTTATGGTAGTGAAACTGAAATTATCCCAGCAATTTTGCAGAATCTTATAAGATTTATTCTTAATGCATTTCCCAAAATAAAGGAATGATGCGTAAAAATGCAAAAAAGCACTCAACTGGTCAGTAGCATTTATATGATTACGTGATAAAATAACATGAATATCACTAGataatgtttgtttttctttcttcccctcagaGGTGGACAGGACAGCAAGTATGGATGGTCGTCACAATCTTGcaaatgatgggagctgcagttcccCTCCTATGGTTGAAAACAGTGTCATAACTAACACAGTTGATCCAATGTTGACGAGCTACAGAAGTGGTTCCTTAGTGGAATACAGTTGTTTCCAATTGCATCTGATGAAAGGACCTAATACAGTTCACTGCATTCAGGGAAGTTGGACAAACCCTCCAATTTGTTTAAGTAAGTCTTAGGTgcccatctacactgtccttTTAGTACAGTTTCAAGTGAGTAATGAAGAAAGGGGTTTCACTGTGCAGGTGATTAGATAGGAAatcttggaaccagtttgaggctcaAGCATAACTACACAAACCACGAatcactgatgcacattaagagcTTTCTTTCATAAACTCTTGTGGCAGATTGTTGCCTGGCTACTTCAGTCTGAAGTTAActtcgaactgcattaaatggttaatGCAGATGAGGCTttagaaaaaattaaaacatcagatccCCTTTTAGGAGGAGATGGTGCTGTAACTGAAGGGTTGCCAGAAATCAGGAGATTAAGTCCTCATTCAAAGATGAACAACAATGATCAGGAATTTGAACTTGTGCATCTAGTAGATTCAGCAATCACATAGGACATCTCGTAACCGTCTTCTCCATTCAGATGAGATATATTGCAATTCTGTTTAAACTATTAGCAACCATTTTAaatttaggttcttgtaggttttttcgggctatagggccatgttttagaggcatttctcctgacgtttcgcctgcatctatggcaagcatcctcagaggtagtgaggtctgttggaacagacctcactacctctgaggatgcttgccatagatgcaggcgaaacatcaggagaaatgcctctagaacatggccctatagcccgaaaaaacctacaagaacctagagattccagccatgaaagccttcgacaatacattttaaattttgCAGTAAATTATCATACGCAGGTTTATGGATATCATTGTCCACTGCTGTTTTTTTGAAGCCCACTAAGTATAGTGAGCGTCAACTGTTAAAGCAGTTACTCCGCTCAATGtgatgggaagctttccatcggagtggaaatcatctatcggacagatggcaagctattcaacctcagcagactgaaagccaaaaccaaggttacaacaacatctgttatagaactccagtatgctgatgacaacgtcatctgtgcgcattcagaagaagatctacaagccactctaaacacctttgcagaagcatacgagaagctcggcctgtcattgaacattgaaaaaactaaGGTGCTGTTTccgcagacaccagccaacccttctccaatgccagtgatacagcttaatggtgtaacattagaaacattagccacctcttcaccaaagtcaacatcgacaccgaaatacaacaccacctgatctctgcgagcgcagcatttttccgaatgaagcagagagtgtttgaggaccgggacatccatagggataccaaggtgcttgtttatagagctattgtcctcccaaccctgctctatgcctgtgagaagtggactgtctacaggcgtcacatgcaattcctggaacgattccatcagcgctgcctccggaaaatcctgcaaacagacaaacgtcagtgtgctggaagaagcaaagaccaccagcattgaagcgatggtcctccgccatcaactccgctggaccggccacgtagtccggatgcccgaccaccgtctcccaaagcagttgctctactccaaacttgaGAAcggaaaaacagaatgttggtggacaggaaaagagatttaaagatgggctcaaagccaaccttaaaaactctggcatagacactgagaactgggaagccctcacCCTTGACCGAGTTAAATAATACTATCTTCATGactgaacaattgtaataagtaTAGCAAGAGTAGTAAACTGTTCCTGGGTCAGGGGAGgggatgtggtggtggtgggatagggaaaaaatacttgtattttgactgctgaattttgaagattgtatgtttctatgtatgtgttaggcctgggtaacaacggaaaaatttgtttctaaaatcgatttgtatttggggttttttttgtttcgatatttaaaataattacaaaattttcccttaaaaaagttcggtatttacgaaatttcgtaaatgtgaaaaaaattacaaaacattaacgaatcgatttccgaaacaataacgaatcgattcgttaatggcggacgcgatcgcgaaatacgctaaaaaacctccaaaaacttctgaagcttccctctccctctgttgttgactgttggtgtgatattataattttttttcactaattaaacaaaaaacttgccccagacatgcggaaataataacgaaacgacctcagaacaataacgaaacaaatacaataacgaaatacgaagcatttacaaaacgtgtttaaaaattcgttttttaaaaaaattgctccagaatggttcgttatcgttttgtaattgaaaaaaataacgaattattaacgaattacgaattaacgaaacgaaaccgcccagccctagtatgtgtgtgtgtctattttatatatatttacaaaaaaCTAATGTGGGAAGGTTAAGGGCCATGAGTCATTGTAGCCCCTTGTTATCCTATGTAGCAGTTCTCAGAGCAGTATTGATGAACAACATGCTTTGTTTCGACATGTAAATAATGTtgcatacaatacaatacacttATGGCAGCACAGAATGAAAagttgttgttgagtgccttaAAATAGCTTCAAATCATTGGCgtccctaaggcaaatctatcatggagttttcttggcaagatttattccaaAGAGTTTTTCCATTGTATTCCTGTAAGGCTacaagagtgtgatttgcccaaggtcattcagtgagTTTCAATGACTGAGTGGCAATTCAAACTGTggccatagtcatagtccatagTCCATAGAGTCATAGTTCAAGCCACTCCATTACTTAATTATTGATCTTTCTTTTTCAGAACCATGTTTGATTAATGATGAAACCTTTGGCAATTACAATATAGAAATGAAATGGAGGTTGGAAGGAGAACTGTATTTCTTACATGGTAATATTATTGAATTCATGTGTAAACCAGGATATGTTCTTCCCTTAAGAACCAGGGAATCCCAGTTGATGGTACAGTGCAAAGATGGAGAACTGAAGTATCCTGAGTGTATTTTGAAAGGTAAAATATTCTGTTCGTCAGACGTTTCAGTGGAGTTCTACAATTAGAAGAGTTAACTCTTAATATATTGGTCAGATAATGTTTAGTATAGCTAATAGGCCTgcgcgatcaatgaaaaaaatgttgctAAATTAGAGGTGGTGGCAAAtcatttctaaaatatcataaggGGTCCAAATAGtaactataacaatataacattttttcattactttttcattaagtaattgttccaatggggaaactttatgggctcctttcttccttattgtTAAAGATATCAGCATTAAACTTGCTATAActgtagaacacatttatcactattattattattattattattattattattattattattattatcatctttatttgtactttgctagcatctcccgaaggactcgatgcggcttacaaaggccaaggccacaatttatttatttatttatcgtgtcatcagcaaccattgtattacaattctaacagagcaaaacaaacacagagattaaaaagaaaaggaaaaaaaaaagaaaaaaaacgcacaggttttgcaaatttggtatttggttaaatgtcctttgaccagtatctggccacttggagtgcctctggggttgccgcaaaaaggtcctccattgtgcatgtggcagggctcagggtgcgttgcagcaggtggtcagtggtttgttcttctccgcactcgcatgccgaggattccaccctgtagccccatttcttaagattggctctgcatctcgtggtgccagagcgcagtctgttcagcgccttccaagtcgcccagtcctctgtgtgcccaggggggagtctctcatctggtatcacccatgaattgaggtgctgggtttgggcctgccacttttggactctcgcttgctggggtgttccagcgagtggctctgtagatctaagaaaactatgtcttgatttaagtcgttgacgtgctggctgatacccaaacaggggatgagctggagatgtctctgccttggtcctttcactattggctgctacttcccggcggatgtcaggtggtgcaataccggctaagcaatgtaatttctccagtggtgtggggcgcagacaccctgtgataatgcggcatgtctcattaagagccacatctactgttttagtgtggtgagatgtgttccacactgggcatgcatactcagcagcagagtagcatagcgcaagggcagatgtcttcactgtgtctggttgtgatccccaggttgtgccagtcagcttttgtatgtcgttgtttctagcgcccactttttgtttgatgttcaggcagtgcttcttgtaggtcagagcacggtccaaagtgactcccaggtatttgggtgtgctgcaatgctacagtgggattccttcccaggtgatcctcagagcttgggatgcttgtctgttcttaaggtgaaaggcacatgtctgtcttttagatggattagggatcagttggttttccctgtaataggcagtaagtgcacctagagcttcggagagctgtGGCCTTCTGttctttgagatggtagaacagaaggccacaataaaacaacaatataacaattacatataaaccaaaagcaaatcaaaaacattaaagcaataacagtaaacagtaaaaacagcacaccatgacacaataaaactaagCCGGGCAAATGTACCGTTACTTCACCCCTTCATCTTTCAGAATgcttcactcatccactgatttttgcatactttttaaaatgtttacaaacaacatttttttaaaaaaactacagaaGTTATCTGCTTGATTTTGTCTACAAGGACACAAGGTAACCAGGGTA
Encoded here:
- the LOC132774437 gene encoding coagulation factor XIII B chain, which produces MGYKSWIFLFLYVASGEILAEEELCDLPNIENGRIAPYYYSFRNYYFPMKQGEKLSYSCLAGYATESGGQVGSINCTLRGWTPVPKCYKKCVKPPLTNGVFSDAKLSYAIWESLQFTCDSGYWTPEGGKDKTMQCLQDGWSSQPQCIKETATCSAPDLLHGHYHTVQRHFSLNEKLKYSCDEGYLTTGGNSTEEVQCLPQGWSHSPMCIKLGCSFVNPIQHIRLHPRKGRYEEGDVVQFFCVEGYYLKGAELIQCYYFGWYPQPPVCEEIRNKCPPPPQPPNVKLLDNLRTYHHGDILHLECEQPFEMRGAAEIRCEDGKWTSPPKCSEVDRTASMDGRHNLANDGSCSSPPMVENSVITNTVDPMLTSYRSGSLVEYSCFQLHLMKGPNTVHCIQGSWTNPPICLKPCLINDETFGNYNIEMKWRLEGELYFLHGNIIEFMCKPGYVLPLRTRESQLMVQCKDGELKYPECILKGKNENCGSPPSIENGVVIGLPTTNYIPGSSVEYNCHEYHFLQGSRTVFCSRGQWTTPPSCIEPCTLSNEEMANHNLDLRWSFDNRPYFLHGEFVEFICKRFHLRSPSTSEADFRVKCQNGQLLYPHCIGIRG